Genomic window ([Eubacterium] hominis):
GGTAGGGGAATTGAGTGTATTTGATATCGTCATTTATCTGGTTATGAGTGAATTACTAGCTATCAGTATTACAGATGCGGATGAAAGTATTATGAAATCACTAGTACCTATCTTTACACTGGCGTTTTTACAAATTGTTATTTCCTGGTTCTTATTGAAAAGTAAAAAAGCCAGAGATGTATTTGATGGTAAAGATGTTATTTTGATTCATAATGGTCATATAAATCAGGAAGCTATGCAGAAAAATCGTTACAGCATGGATGATTTAATGAGTCAGATCAGAAGCAAGGATCTGTGTTCTCCAGATGAAGTAGCTTTTGCGGTATTAGAAAATAATGGTACATTAAGCATTCTTGCCAAGGATAAATGTAAAGTCAAACATCCAGATCCTTTGATCAGTGATGGAACCGTGAATGAGAAAGCATTAAAGGATTTACATAAAGACAGTGCCTGGTTAAAGCGAGAGCTGGAAAAAGAAGGCATAGAAAACATGTCTGATGTGTTTTTATGCCTTTGGCAGAAGAATGGCTTTTTTGTGATTAAAAAAGAAATAAAATCTAGGAATACGCTTTTCTAAAAGCAAAGAACAAACGAAATGCATGCATAAGGGTTGTGACTAGCATACCAGCAGTGATCCCTATACTTAATGCTGCAGGACCAATCTGGGAAGAAAGAAAAGCAACACAGCCAATCCGTATCAGGGAACCTGCCAGGGTATCTGATACGGTTTTTTTACTTAAAGAGAGGGCATGAAGCATGCTGGATAAAGGTGGCTGCAAGGCGTATAATGCAAAAGGCCAAGCCATCTGTTTCAACAATAATGCGCCTTTATTTGTATGATAAAACAGCTGTAACAATTCTTCATTATAAAAATAACAAATGACACTGCATCCCATCCCCACAAGAAAACAACATCCTAAAATAGTGGTAAACAGCTTATTCGCCTGTGCTTCATGATGTCTTGTATAATGATACGTAAAAGAAGGCAATAAAAAGTTGCTTAAGGTAATGGTCAAAAAGGAAGGCATGGTAATGATGGGAAGAATATAGCCATTCACAGAACCATAAGCATTGATCATCGCCTGGGATTGTAGGGCAGATAAACCATAAACCATGACAATCGGTTCTAAAAAATAGGTAAGCGAACCAATCAGGCGACTGCCTGTCATAGGAATGGATACATGTAAGACTTCATCAAAGTTTTTTCGTTGCAGATCATGGAATAAGGCAGGAACATGAAGCGGTGTTCTTTTTTTTATCAATAATGATAACAACATGTAGATAGAACTAAATACTTCGCCAACACTAATGGATATCATCGCCAAACGTGCCATGGATACAGCATCCAGCAAAGGATATCGATCAAAGATGATCAACAGAAAGATAATACGGCTGCCTTCTTCAAACAACTGGCATGCAGTCGCAGACATATGACGCTGTATGCCAAATAAATACCCTTTTAATATGCCGGATATCGTAACAATTGGAATCAAAGGCAATATCGCATATAAAACAGGCAGAATCACATCCTGTTTTAATATCACATGTGCCATAAAAGGAATGGCAAACAGAAACAACATGATAATAATCACATTACTGCAGACAGATAAAAAGATAGCTGCCTTTAATGGTTTATGAGGATTGTGACTTTGGGCAATGACCTTGCTTAAGGCATTGGGAATACCCATTTGAGCAAGGGTGATCATAAATACCATGGTAGAAGAGGCGAGAGAATAATAATTCATAGCATCGCCACTTAACTTGCGGGCTAATAGGATACGGACAATAAAGGATAATGCCTTGGCGATAACGGATAATATGACAAGATAGAAAGTAGATCGGATGATCGTTTTTTTCATAAAGCACCTGCTTTCGATACAGTATATGAACAGATTTTTAAAATATGTAAATGGCACATATACATAAAAGAAAGTGTGTATACATAGGATGGTACATGAGGGCAAGATACATAAGGATATGTAAAATTTAAAAAAACAATGTGCAATCAAATAAAATAATGCTATAATATTAAACAGCGATATTGAGGAGGAGACTATGGAGATTCAGAATAACATTGATGATAAATATCTGAAATTAGCGATTACCCTGAAAACAAGCGAACTTCAGAGAACTCAGTTGTCTTCTTTAACATATCAGCATGTAGAAAGTGCATTAATCGCAAAATGGAAGTTTCAAAAGCCCAAAAGCTTTCATGAAGCCATAGATGATGTAATGAAAATCGATGCAAACGAAGTGGTTGCCTATTTGTCTACGGAGGCGATCATTGCGGGTTCTAAAATGAAGATTAATGACTTTGATGACTTGTTTGGAGGAGATAAGCAATGAAAAAATCCCGTTTGGTAGTCTTTGGTATTTCCATTGTGACCGTTGTGGTAATGATGATTTTTGGAAGTCCATGGATTGCAAAAAATATGAGATTGGGACTGGATCTGCAGGGTGGTTTTGAAATTCTTTATAAAATCACACCGTTAGAAGGCAAAACATTGCCGGATATGACAGCTGTAGCAGAATCCATTAACAAGCGTATTGACGTATTAGGTGTCAACGAACCTGAAATCACAGTCGAAGGTGATGATCAGATTCGTGTACAATTGGCTGGTGTTAAAGATGCAGATGAAGCAAGACGTATCATTTCAACAACAGCTAACCTGACATTCCGTGATATCAACGACAATCTGTTGATGGATGCCAGCGTACTTGAAGAAGGCGGCGCAACACTTGGAACAGATGAGTACGGCCGTTATCTTGTAAATCTAAAAGTAAAAGATACAGAGAAATTCTATGAAGCTACAAAGAAGGTTGCTGCAATGGGCACTGGCTCCAATCTGATGGTAACATGGTTAGACTTTGATGAAACAAAAGATTCCTATGCAGCAGAAAGCAAGACAGAAAAACCAAATTATGTTTCTGCGGCAACTGTAAAAGAAGGATTAAACAGCAATACTGTACAAATCTCTGGTAACTTTACAAAAGAAGAGGCAACAGAATTAAAAGATTTGATCAATTCTGGTTCCTTGCCAGTGAAGATGAGTGAAGAATATACCAATGCAGTAACAGCAGACTATGGTATGAATGCTTTTGAATCCACAATGATGGCTGGTGCAGTAGGTGTAATTGCCATTATGTTGTTTATGATTTTATACTATCAGTTACCAGGAATCATTTCCGCAATCACCATTGCTGTTTATGTATTTGTTGTATTCCTGATTTATAATCTGATGGGTGGTGTATTTACACTATCTGGAATTGCTGCATTAGTGTTGGGTGTTGGTATGGCGGCAGACTCCAATATCTTAACATTTGAACGAATCCGTGATGGATTGTATTCTGGAAGAAGTGTAAAAACAGCCTTCTATGAAGGAACAAGTAAATCTTTTATTACTATTTTTGATGCTCAGTTCACAACTTTTATTTCCGCACTGATTCTGTATTTATTAGGTACAGGAAGTGTCAAAGGATTTGCGACAATGTTGATTGTATCTACAATTTCTACATTGTTATTGATCGTATTTGTGGCAAAATTCTTCTTAAAGATGTTGGTTGACAGTGGATGTCTGGATGGTAAATTAAAACTGTTTGGTGTAAAAGAAACACGTGTACCAGATGTAAACAAAGGTGAAGAACGTTTCTATTATGGAAAATTCGCAAAATTTGATTTTGTTGGAAAAGCAAGATACTTTATTACTGTGACAATCAGTGTATTGGTGATTGGTATCGGCTTTATGGCTTTCAATGGCTTTAATGGCAATGAAGCTTTAAATCTTGGCATTGACTTTACTAGTGGTACAAAAATCACAGTGGTAAGTGATGATGCAATTAACGCATCTACATTAAAAGACCAGTTAAAAGATCTTGGTATCAATACTAAGAGTATTAAGATCAATGGAAAAGGCGATACAACTGCAACTGTATTCGTAAAAGAAGCAATTGAAACAGAAAAAATGGACAGCGTTAAAGCAAGTCTGAAAGATATTTATCATCATGATGTAAATGACAATACCGTAACACCAATTATTGGACGTCAGTTAGTGAAAAATGCATTCTTGATTTCTATTCTGGCATGGATCGGTATTATGATTTATATCTCATTCCGTTTCAAATGGGATTATGCAATCAGTGGTATCGTTGCCCTGATTCATGACTTGTTGGTCATGATAGCATTCTGTGCAATTCTGCGTTTGGAAATGAATACAGAAATTATCGCGGTATTACTAACGATCATTGGTTATTCTATTAATAACTCAATTGTTGTATTTGATAGAATACGTGACAATGTAAAAGCTAATAAGCATGAAGTTATCACAAAAGAAAGATATAAAGAAATTGTTAATGATGCATTGCAGAAGACAGCAACACGTTCTATTCTTTCTACATTAACAACGATGATGCCAGTTATCACATTGTTGTTGATGGGAAGTAATGCCATCAATACATTCTGTTTGATGTTATTCATAGGATTGTTCTTTGGTGCTGGATCATCTTTATTTATCGCAGCACAGCTGTGGTATCAGATTCGTATCCACCACAAGCCTAAGAAGCATACAAAGAAAAAACGTAAAAAAGAAGATATAGAAGAAATGATCATTCCAGGAATGAATGATTACTAAAACGAATAAGATGGACATGCGCCATCTTTTCTTTTAGCATTTCTGACGAGTTTTTGTAAGAATTATGATACAATAGACAAGGTGATAAATTACATGAAAATAACATTACAAGATATATCAAAAACAGAAGAAATACAAAATACCTTACATCTTTCCCATTTATGTGCGAAAGTGTTGTCCGCTAAACAGTTGGACTATACACAGATATCCCAGATTTTATCTGCCCCCATCCTACATGATCCGATGTGTGCGATACATATGCCAGAAGTCATTGCACGTATTAAGCAGGCAAAAGCCAATCATGAAAAAGTGTTGATCTGTGGCGATTATGATGCAGATGGCATCTGTGCGACGACGATATTATTTGATGCCTTGCGCCAGTTTGGCATTGCCTGTGGCTTTTATATACCTGATCGATTTAAACAAGGATATGGTTTACATCCTGATACCGTGAAGATGGCAGATGAAAAAGGATATCGCTTATTGATTACAGTAGACAATGGAGTGAAAGCTTTTGATGCTTTACAAGAGGCAAAAAAGCGGGGATTGGATGTCATTGTCACTGACCATCACGATATGGAAGAAGCGGAAGTAGAAGCTTCTTTACTGCTACACCCATTTACAATGGGCGAGGAATTTCAATATCTTAGCGGTGCTGGTGTGGCTTTAGAGATATCCCGTGCTTTATTGGGAGATATCAAAGAACACATTGTACTGGCAGCAGTTGCCTCTATTGCGGATGTAATGACATTAAAAAATGAAACCCGAGATATTGTACGTATTGGAATCCAGTATTTAAAACAGGGTGTCTGTAAACCAATTCAGGCATTAGCAAATGATCGTTATCCCAAATGGGATGAAACATTGATTGCTTTTCAGGTCGTACCAAAATTAAACGTCATGGGGCGTTTAGCAGATAAGGTCAATGTGAATAATATGGTCAGATATTTACTGCTTCAAAATGCAGAAGAAATACAGCGTGTGTCCAAACAAATCCAGCAGTTAAATGAACATCGTAAAAAAATGAGTGATGAAATGGTAGAAACAGCTAAATCATTAATTCATCCCGAATATGATTTTCAGATGTTGTATCATGACAGTTTCCATGAAGGTATTGTAGGCCTTGTGGCAGGAAAACTTTCAGAAGAGATCAAAAAGCCGGTCATGGTATTAAGCAGACATGAAGAATTATTAAAAGGCAGTATCCGATCACAAGGGTATCTGGATCTAACCACATTTTTTGATGAATGTATGGATGTATTAGACAGTTATGGAGGACATAAAGCAGCAGCTGGTATTGGCTTTCGAATTGAAAATAAACAGGATGTACAGGATTATTTAAATGAAAAAGCCAAAACCTGTATCACACCTTGTGAAGATGAATATGAAGTCATTCCTTTAACAATTCAGGAGGTCAGTATTCTGGAGGTAGAAAGCCTGCAGAAACTGGCACCCTTTGGTCATGGCTTTGATGAACCATTATTCTATCTTCAAAATGTAGCGGTTGAACAAATCAAGCCAATGGGAAATGGAGAGCATGTCAAATGGGTCATCAATGAAACAGTAGAAGCAGTATTGTTTCATGATAAGACAGCATATGATACATTTTTTGAAAGAAAATCTATGAATTTTATTGGAACAATTTCCATAAATCGTTTCATGGGAAAGAAAAAAGTGAATATTTTTGTAAGAGAGGCATTTTAAATGCCTTTTAAATTTGCTATAATGAAGAAGTATTTTAAGGAGGCTATTACTTTATGAATTATAAAGATTATATTGCGGATATTCCAGATTTTCCACAGGATGGCATTTTATTTCGTGATGTAACACCATTAATGGCAGATGGTGATGTATTTAAAAAAGCATGTGATGAAATCATTGCATTCGCAAAAGAAGTAAATGCAGAAGTTGTGGTTGGACCTGAATCAAGAGGATTCATCTTTGGATGTCCGGTTGCTTATGAACTTGGAATCGGTTTTGTTCCTGTTCGTAAACCAGGAAAGCTTCCAAGAGAAACAGTCAGTGTTTCTTATGATTTGGAATATGGCAGCAATGAGCTGCAGGTACATAAAGACAGTATCAAAAAAGGACAGCGTGTATTGATCGTTGATGATCTGCTTGCAACCGGTGGTACTGTGGATGCAACCATTCAGATGGTAAAAGAGCTGGGTGGTGTCGTTGCCGGATGTGCCTTTTTGATAGAGCTGGCTGGATTAAACGGCAGAGAGCATTTAAAGGAATATCCTGTATTTGCTTTGATGTCTTACGAATAAGAAGGGGTGTTCCCCTTTTTTAGAATGTGGGTGATAAGTGTATGGTAAGTAGTCAGGTGGTAACTTTTGACGAAATGATGTCGGAAGTTAAAAAGTACATCAAAAAAGAAGAAAACATCGATCTGATCACACGGGCATATTTATGTGCTGAGAAGAATCATACCGGACAATATCGTAAAAGTGGAGAACCATATATTATCCATGCGATACAAGTCGGGTACATTTTGTCGTTGTTAAGGACAGGGCCTAGAACGATAGCGGCTGGTCTTTTACATGATGTGGTGGAAGACTGCGATGTTACACTAGAAGAAATCACAGAGATGTTTGGAAATGAAGTGGCATCTTTAGTTGATTCTGTCACAAAAATAGGGAATCTTAAATTTAAGGATGAAAAAGAATATCTTGCCAGCAACCATCGAAAGATTTTTATTGCGATGGCAAAAGATGTGCGTGTCATTTTGATTAAATTGGCAGATCGTTTGCACAATATGCGAACATTACAATATATGACGCCGGAAAAACAGAAAAAGATTGCCGCAGAAACATTGGATGTCTATGCGCCAATTGCACATCGTCTAGGTATCAGCGATATCAAAAATGAGCTGGAGGATTTATCATTTCAATACTTAAATAAAGAGAAATACTATGAAATTGCGCGATTGGTAGAAAAACGTAAAGCAGAGCGTGATGAACAGGTACAGCGGATGATCAAAGAAATCAGTGATCTGCTGGATGATCATCATATTCAATATCGTATCTTTGGACGTAGTAAACATCTGTACAGTATTTATAAAAAGATGAAAACCAAAAACAAACGGTTTGAAGAAATTCTAGATTTATTGGCGATTCGTATCATTACAGACAGTGATACGGCATGTTATGAAATATTAGGGTATATACATGCGAAATATCGCCCGATACCAGGTCGTTTCAAAGATTATATCGCTATGCCAAAGATGAATATGTATCAATCCTTACACAGTACCATCGTTGCGGATGATGGCAATATATTTGAAATACAGATACGTACAGAATCGATGGATGAAGTAGCGGAGCAAGGGATTGCTGCACATTGGCGTTACAAGGAAAATATGAATGGCGGACGTGAAGTCAACCAGTCAGAAATCGAAGAACAATTGCACTGGCTGAAAGATTTCAGTGTGATGAGTGATGATGTCAATGATGATTCTATGGAGTATATGAATCTTCTACAAAAGGATATCTTTGAAGCGAATGTATACTGTATGACACCAAAAGGAAAAGTAATTGCTTTGCCAAATGGTTCTACACCGATTGATTTCGCATATCGTGTACATACAGAGGTGGGGCATCATACCGTTGGCGCAACCATCAATGGAGTGCTGTTACCTTTAAATACCAAATTGAAAACAGGCGATGTTGTATCCATTCGTACAAGTAAACAATCACCTGGGCCAAGTGAAGACTGGATCAAAATTGTTAAAAGTGCACATGCCAGAAATAAGATACGTTCCTTCTTCCAAAAACAGGAAAATGAACGACGCAATCTGGATATCAAAAAAGGTGAAGAAATGCTTCAGGATGAACTGAAAAAACGTAATCTTGATGTAGAAACTTATACCGATCAAAAGAAAGTAGAAAGTATCGCCGGAAGCTTAAGCTTTAATTCTTATCAGGATCTGATGTTTGCGATTGGGGTAAAACAGGTATCTTTGCCAGCGGTTATTGATCGTTTGGTAAAACACAAAACAAGTGTTCCGATTGATAATGAAGAATTACAGCGTATGTTTAACCGACAGGATCGTAAACGTAAAGTCAGCAGTACTGGTATTCGAGTGGCTGGCATTGATTCGATGAAAATCACACTGGCAAATTGCTGCTCACCTGTACCAGGAGATGATATTGTTGGATATATCACCAAAGGCGCCGGTGTCAAGGTACATCGCAGCGACTGTCCAAACGTCATCAATGAAAAGAAACGTTTGATTGCCGTGGAATGGGATGAAAATCTTGAACAGAAAACTTATGAAGTCAAGCTGATCATTCATTCCAGCGACCGTAATTATCTGTTAAGTGATATTGTGACAGTGGTATCACAATGCAAGGCAGGTCTACAACATGTAGATTCTACTGTAGATGAAGACCAGATCAGTGCTACCACAAAGATGACGGTCGTTGTAGAAAACGCCGAACATCTTCATACACTGATGGCAAATTTAAGAAAAATCAATAGTGTACGCACCGTAGAAAGAGTGATTCAGTAATGCAGATTCGTAAAGCGACAACAAAAGATATTCCCGCAATAGAAGCCATGTATCATGATCGTGTATTATATAACGATGGCCATGACATGCATCAGTGGCGTTTAGAACAGGTAAGCTGGGAATGCTTTTCACAATTATATACGATTGACGATTATTATGTAGCAGAAGAAAACAATACAATTGTTGGCGGATGCTTTATCGTTGATATCGATGAATTATATTGGCCAGATGAGCCAAAAGGGGCTGCCCTTTATCTTCATAAAATCGTTGTACATCCCCATCATTCCGGTAAAGGATATGCGGATGCGCTGATTACCTTTTTCAAGGAAAAGGGAAGAAAAGAAGGCTATCCAGAAGTACGGATTGACGTACGTGAAAAGAAAACGAAGCTTCGTGCGATGTATGAACGAAATGGCTTCAAATTATTGAAAACAGGACAATTTGTTTCTGAATTTACAACCGCACTTTATCATTACCCATTTTAGATGCAGAATTATCTGCATCTTTTCTTATGTCCACAAAGGGTAGCGCAAATGCCACGTATGGTTGCTGACAAAAAATGAGGGGATATGCTAAAATAATGGCGGTGATAAAAATGACATTTGCAGAAAAGTTAAAAACATTACGTTCTCAAAAAGGCTATTCTCAAGAAGAACTGGCACAAGTATTACATGTATCCAGACAGGCAATCGCAAAATGGGAAGGAAACAATGGCATGCCGGATATCAATAACATCATTGCCATCTCAAGGCTTTTTGATGTTTCTATTGATACTTTGCTGAAAGAGGAATCAGATCTTCATACACACAAAACATTGCGTGAAGCAGATATCATTGCTTGTGGCTCTTTCATTGGCGCAGCCATCCAGTTTGTATTAGATGGAGGCTTTATACGAGGCTTGATAGGTGGCGCCATGATACCTATCGCTGGCTTCTATTTGATAAAATATCCCCATCATAAACCGATGGCTATAAACATCACCCAACTAAAAAACAAGCTAGCATCCATTGATCGAACAAAGCTTTGTGTTCGTGTGATTGGCGCAGGGATTGGTGGTGTCATTGGCTTATATTTATGGAAACAGGGAATACTATAAAAACAGGTAACACGTATCAATGTGTCACCTGTTTTTTATCTTTAATTTGATTTCAAAATACAAGGTATTCCACATACGGAAATACTCTGAAATATAATGCTTTATTTTTTCTTTCCCATCCGTTGGACACATCGCAAATTCATTAAAGAACTTGCGCACAAAGAAACTGCTTCTTCGTATATGGAAACAACTGGATACGACCACGATGTGCTGATAGCCATGCGCCTTACACAACATCTTCGCATATCGAAGATTATCATATGTATTACGTGCATTCTTTTCTTTTAGAATATCAGATGCATGTACTCCACAGCTGCGTGCATAATCTGCCATCACATCTGCTTCCACAAAATGATTGCGTACACCAGCACCACTGATCAATAAGCGCTTTACATTTCCTTCCTGATATAAGGCAATTGCTTTATCCATACGGCTTTTCTGCATACGGGAAATACTGCCATCATCTTTGGTTGGACAGCCTAACACGATGCATACATCATAGATCACACCCTTTTTCATTTTTGGCGGTGTTGGAAAGAAATATAAGATAGGTAACTGTAAAACAAGCAATACAATGAAGATATATAACCACATCATAAGCCCACCTGTATAAAAGACTGTAGTTCTTTTTTTATGAAGCTTAAACGTTCTTCACTAGACAAAGGAATAGCATACGCAGATGCTGCCCTTAAATCCATTTCTCGATACGCTTTTGGAATCTGATTAAAACGACTGGCAATTATGACTTCTGTTTTCTTCAATTGTTTTATATAGGCACGGCCGGTTTCATTCATTGCCAATATACGAATATGTTGTAAATCCGACAGCTGTTTTACTTCTTGCTTTGTTGTCTGGGTCAATATCTGAAGAATTGTTCGCTGTATTCTGCTTCGGGTATATCGTTTTGAGATACAGGCATCCACGAAAGATTTCATCGTTGTACATTGTTTTGCACATGTAATCATACGGTTTTCCAGACCTTCTTCCATTAAGAAAATGCTTTCTAAATGTTGTTTTGCCTGTGTGAATAACAACATCTGTAAATAAGGATAATAATGCTCCATCGCAAAGCGTGCGTGTAATGCTTCTGATAACGGGGTTAAAAAGCTTACATCTTCTTTTTGAAGAAACCGCTGTCTGATTCCTGTAGCACTTGCGATATTGCCTTTGACTGCAAGATCATGATACCCATTTGTACGCTTGATACATAATGGTGTGATGTTTGTATCCTTTAACGCTTTCATATAGGCAACACCTAATATATCATTGCTTTGCATCTGTGTGCTTTGCGCAAAAGATTTACTGGGATCATATGCTGGGGTGATTTCTGCCATCTGTTTTAATGCATCCAGATCATTGCTTTCACTGCCAAACACGATATGATCAACACCTGCCAGTTGTAAAGAACGAATCGCACCATAGGCAAAACCATCCGCACTCTGCGTCGCATAGATATAAGGAAGTTCGATAACGATATCACAACCTTCTTCAATCCCTTTGCGTGCACGATCCCACTTATAAGCAAGGGATGCTTCTCCTCTTTGCACAAAATGTCCACTCATTACATTGATGAGCACATCACATTGAGTAAGTTCTCTTGTCTTATGGATATGATATTGATGTCCATAATGGAAAGGATTATATTCACTAACAATACCTGTAACTTTCATACAATTTCTCCTGTTCGTCTAAAATAGGGTACCACACTACCCGAAATTATATCATAACTTTTACAATTATGATACAATGAAACAAAAGGAGGATTCTCTATGGCAAAGATACAAGGATTTACATTTCCAAGCGAACAGGATCAACTAATCATCTCAGCTGTAAAAGTTGTACCGGATACACCGATTGTTGGTGTGATTCAGATGGTACATGGGATGGCGGAGCATAAAGAACGCTACCTGCCATTCATGCAGTTTTTAGCACAACATGGCTATGTATGTGTGATGCATGATCATCGTGGTCATGGAAAAAGTATAGCTTCTAAAGATGATTTGGGTTATTTTCATGATAAAACAGGGGATTATTTAATTGAAGATATTCATCAGCTCACCAAGCTTTTAAAAACACAATATCCAGATGCTCCATTCTTCCTGTTTGGACACAGCATGGGTTCTTTACTGGTACGCTGTTATTGTAAACGATACGATGATGATATTGACGCACTTGTGGTTTGTGGCTCTCCAAGTGAAAATAAGGCAGCGAAGGCTGGCAAACTGCTTGTGAAAGCGATGGAAAAGATAAAAGGCGAGCACTATCGCAGTCCACTGATTCAAAAGATGGCCTTTGGTTCTAATAATAAAGCTTTTTCAGAAGATGGCAGTGAAAACGTATGGCTGTGTAGTGATCAAAACGTGGTAAAGGCATATGATGAAGATCCATTATGTGGATTTATCTTTACATTAAACGGCTTTGAAAATCTGTTTACGATCATGATGGATGTATACGATGCAAATGGCTGGGCAATGAAACATAAAGATTTACCAATCCGC
Coding sequences:
- a CDS encoding DUF421 domain-containing protein, with translation MQEYLNLMVKCFVVYIVIVIALRLMGKREVGELSVFDIVIYLVMSELLAISITDADESIMKSLVPIFTLAFLQIVISWFLLKSKKARDVFDGKDVILIHNGHINQEAMQKNRYSMDDLMSQIRSKDLCSPDEVAFAVLENNGTLSILAKDKCKVKHPDPLISDGTVNEKALKDLHKDSAWLKRELEKEGIENMSDVFLCLWQKNGFFVIKKEIKSRNTLF
- a CDS encoding oligosaccharide flippase family protein, giving the protein MKKTIIRSTFYLVILSVIAKALSFIVRILLARKLSGDAMNYYSLASSTMVFMITLAQMGIPNALSKVIAQSHNPHKPLKAAIFLSVCSNVIIIMLFLFAIPFMAHVILKQDVILPVLYAILPLIPIVTISGILKGYLFGIQRHMSATACQLFEEGSRIIFLLIIFDRYPLLDAVSMARLAMISISVGEVFSSIYMLLSLLIKKRTPLHVPALFHDLQRKNFDEVLHVSIPMTGSRLIGSLTYFLEPIVMVYGLSALQSQAMINAYGSVNGYILPIITMPSFLTITLSNFLLPSFTYHYTRHHEAQANKLFTTILGCCFLVGMGCSVICYFYNEELLQLFYHTNKGALLLKQMAWPFALYALQPPLSSMLHALSLSKKTVSDTLAGSLIRIGCVAFLSSQIGPAALSIGITAGMLVTTLMHAFRLFFAFRKAYS
- the secD gene encoding protein translocase subunit SecD, producing MKKSRLVVFGISIVTVVVMMIFGSPWIAKNMRLGLDLQGGFEILYKITPLEGKTLPDMTAVAESINKRIDVLGVNEPEITVEGDDQIRVQLAGVKDADEARRIISTTANLTFRDINDNLLMDASVLEEGGATLGTDEYGRYLVNLKVKDTEKFYEATKKVAAMGTGSNLMVTWLDFDETKDSYAAESKTEKPNYVSAATVKEGLNSNTVQISGNFTKEEATELKDLINSGSLPVKMSEEYTNAVTADYGMNAFESTMMAGAVGVIAIMLFMILYYQLPGIISAITIAVYVFVVFLIYNLMGGVFTLSGIAALVLGVGMAADSNILTFERIRDGLYSGRSVKTAFYEGTSKSFITIFDAQFTTFISALILYLLGTGSVKGFATMLIVSTISTLLLIVFVAKFFLKMLVDSGCLDGKLKLFGVKETRVPDVNKGEERFYYGKFAKFDFVGKARYFITVTISVLVIGIGFMAFNGFNGNEALNLGIDFTSGTKITVVSDDAINASTLKDQLKDLGINTKSIKINGKGDTTATVFVKEAIETEKMDSVKASLKDIYHHDVNDNTVTPIIGRQLVKNAFLISILAWIGIMIYISFRFKWDYAISGIVALIHDLLVMIAFCAILRLEMNTEIIAVLLTIIGYSINNSIVVFDRIRDNVKANKHEVITKERYKEIVNDALQKTATRSILSTLTTMMPVITLLLMGSNAINTFCLMLFIGLFFGAGSSLFIAAQLWYQIRIHHKPKKHTKKKRKKEDIEEMIIPGMNDY
- a CDS encoding DHH family phosphoesterase; the protein is MKITLQDISKTEEIQNTLHLSHLCAKVLSAKQLDYTQISQILSAPILHDPMCAIHMPEVIARIKQAKANHEKVLICGDYDADGICATTILFDALRQFGIACGFYIPDRFKQGYGLHPDTVKMADEKGYRLLITVDNGVKAFDALQEAKKRGLDVIVTDHHDMEEAEVEASLLLHPFTMGEEFQYLSGAGVALEISRALLGDIKEHIVLAAVASIADVMTLKNETRDIVRIGIQYLKQGVCKPIQALANDRYPKWDETLIAFQVVPKLNVMGRLADKVNVNNMVRYLLLQNAEEIQRVSKQIQQLNEHRKKMSDEMVETAKSLIHPEYDFQMLYHDSFHEGIVGLVAGKLSEEIKKPVMVLSRHEELLKGSIRSQGYLDLTTFFDECMDVLDSYGGHKAAAGIGFRIENKQDVQDYLNEKAKTCITPCEDEYEVIPLTIQEVSILEVESLQKLAPFGHGFDEPLFYLQNVAVEQIKPMGNGEHVKWVINETVEAVLFHDKTAYDTFFERKSMNFIGTISINRFMGKKKVNIFVREAF
- a CDS encoding adenine phosphoribosyltransferase; its protein translation is MNYKDYIADIPDFPQDGILFRDVTPLMADGDVFKKACDEIIAFAKEVNAEVVVGPESRGFIFGCPVAYELGIGFVPVRKPGKLPRETVSVSYDLEYGSNELQVHKDSIKKGQRVLIVDDLLATGGTVDATIQMVKELGGVVAGCAFLIELAGLNGREHLKEYPVFALMSYE
- a CDS encoding bifunctional (p)ppGpp synthetase/guanosine-3',5'-bis(diphosphate) 3'-pyrophosphohydrolase codes for the protein MVSSQVVTFDEMMSEVKKYIKKEENIDLITRAYLCAEKNHTGQYRKSGEPYIIHAIQVGYILSLLRTGPRTIAAGLLHDVVEDCDVTLEEITEMFGNEVASLVDSVTKIGNLKFKDEKEYLASNHRKIFIAMAKDVRVILIKLADRLHNMRTLQYMTPEKQKKIAAETLDVYAPIAHRLGISDIKNELEDLSFQYLNKEKYYEIARLVEKRKAERDEQVQRMIKEISDLLDDHHIQYRIFGRSKHLYSIYKKMKTKNKRFEEILDLLAIRIITDSDTACYEILGYIHAKYRPIPGRFKDYIAMPKMNMYQSLHSTIVADDGNIFEIQIRTESMDEVAEQGIAAHWRYKENMNGGREVNQSEIEEQLHWLKDFSVMSDDVNDDSMEYMNLLQKDIFEANVYCMTPKGKVIALPNGSTPIDFAYRVHTEVGHHTVGATINGVLLPLNTKLKTGDVVSIRTSKQSPGPSEDWIKIVKSAHARNKIRSFFQKQENERRNLDIKKGEEMLQDELKKRNLDVETYTDQKKVESIAGSLSFNSYQDLMFAIGVKQVSLPAVIDRLVKHKTSVPIDNEELQRMFNRQDRKRKVSSTGIRVAGIDSMKITLANCCSPVPGDDIVGYITKGAGVKVHRSDCPNVINEKKRLIAVEWDENLEQKTYEVKLIIHSSDRNYLLSDIVTVVSQCKAGLQHVDSTVDEDQISATTKMTVVVENAEHLHTLMANLRKINSVRTVERVIQ